TGGTACTTGAAATCGAAGCCCTTCCGGGTCGTACACCAACACACTTGGTTTTCTTGAGAGCAGAGCGTCAGGAGTTCTCTCGCCATCCGAAGCGTGGGCAGCTCTTGCTGCAGAAATAAAATACTCAACCTCGTGCGTCGGTACCACGATCCCAATTGCTACCATATTATTCCACACTGCCTGCATCTTAATAAGCCGCCGCATCACATGGTACATCTGCACCCGAACGGGAATGAACGCGTCCACACGAAAGAACTCCATCATTATAGTTTCATTACTGGGTTCATTATTGCTAGTCGGAACTACAACGGGAACGGGCAATGTGAGTGTTCCTGTCATTGGAAAGAATTCGTCATCATTGTGACTTGTGGAGTTCGCACTCGTTGCTGTGGGAGGAAGGGGTGCCACACCTGCAGCCGATACTTCACCTCTCAAGCGCACTGCGTTAAGGTATGAGTGCCACGCATAACTCCAACTTTCGTGCTGAAGCTGTGGTCGCTCCGGGGAAAACCCGTACGGCCGCAACCGCAACTCCCCTGATGAAAAACAGGACTCCTGTCGCCGTTGGTGGTTGGGTGATGCCTCATCATCAAGTTCCCTTATCGTTTGCTTTACAGTTGCAGTGATTGAAGGACACACCTTTGCATGAAAATGTGAGAGTGTCACGGCGCGGCTGCTGCCAATGTTAAGCAGAACAGGGCAAAAAGGCCTACGTGTTGTTAACGACATGCGCATAAGGCGCCCATACAGACTATGTTTCCCCCAGGGTTATACGCGTGGAAGCTGGGGTGCCACTGAATGCCTTTACTCGtcctattattatattcGAGCAAACCGTCGATCGACACACACGCCGCGTAGTTTGATGCGTAGGagaggcaaaaagaaaagaaaagaaaaaggtagaACAATATTAAGCTGCACCCAATTGACGCAGCACCCCAGAAACAAAACCGGTAGAAGCACATATTGTTTGTTAGGAATGTACTATTATCGCTACACATCCGGAATCGCTAACCACGgaacacacaacaacaaataagcGAACCGAGTTGTGCGCCCACACTGGTGTACGGGAGAAGTGAGGAGTGGCATCATATCCTTCCCCATTGTCAATGTTTCACTATTTTCCCACCACCATCTCTCATCCATCAGGTAGCCCGTAGGCGGACGTTCGTGTACGCCCGTTTACTGCTTTGAAAGAAGCAGCGACTTCTTGGTTTCAGTCCACCAACTGCTCCAACTCCTCAGCGCTTAGCGGTGTCGTGACGGACGCCACAATAGGTTTTATCACCTCCATGAACTGCTCCACATCGACCCGCACTTTGCAGTCCACATGCCCACCACCCATCCAAAACACTGCCGGTGTAAGTTGTAAGATTTTGTCGCTCAGAATTACTGGAATTTCCGTCGGTGTGCCGAATGGAGCGACAGCGCCGTGACCAAAGCCGGTTAACTGTAGTGCAACATCTGGCGCGGCAAGGCGAAAGTTGAACTTTTTCTTGCCAAGTCCCTCGTTCAGACCCTTCACATGCCGCATGACCATCTCCGCGTCAAACTTCTCCGTGTAGGGGTACACAATAAGATAGTACCGAGAGTTTTCTCGGACGCCGCAATCCTTGTTGGTGCAGTGAGTATTTTCCATGAGAATTGACTTGCACAGATGATGAACGCTGGGGGCGGCAAGCTCGTCCCGACGCCACTGCAGCGTGTGCTGATAGTAGTCGGAGGGCACCCAACGAAAAACTGCAGTGGTGAGGGAATGCTCGATGCACCAGCGACGCAGAGCCGCCACTTCGGGAGTATCCTGAGGGCATGGCTGGAGTTCCTTTAAGTCACAAGGGTCACGATGATGTGCCACTGCCGTTGCCTCATTCCTGGGAGTTGTATTTGCATTCTGCTGCCCTTCGCCCAGTGATGCCAAGGCCTTCCTCAACTTATTGATATTATTCTCCATGAGTGTATATCGCTGAACCAGCGCCTGGATGCGGGTTTCCACACTTGtcatttttatcttttcccttAGTTATTTCTCTGATGGGGTAAATATGTGCCTTCCGCCTCGTGGGTCTCTCTACTAGTTCGCATTAATAACCACGTAGGGGGGCGGAGGAATAATATACCAAATGCGCGCCCTTAGGGTGACACCAGGGAACAGGTGCTTCTTGCAACTTTCATTTATTAAACATAGTCTTCCCTTATGCCTGCGAATGAAGAACTGCAAACTTACAAAACAGTGGCACCAGATCCATTGAACCACAAAAACATGGCAACCCATACCTACCTACACGAATACGATTAATTCACGCGGTGCGGTCCACCTCAAATACACCGCTGAGCAGTTCCAAACGGGCCCACCCACGTGCACTATCAAAGGCACTAGTGTGACCCTACAAAGCGTAACAGCAGGTGTTTCTCAACAAcaaggaaacacaaaacatctcaacacacacacacacacacgtcaTGGCGCCAACCGCCTCGGATCACGGGGAAATAGTGAAACACGCCTGATGTCACGCGCACCCAAGAGAAAAAGCACGATACGTTCAAGTCCGAGGCCGAAGCCACCGTGTGGCCACGCACCGTACCGGAATGAGTCCACGTAGTCCCTCATATGTGCTGCTTCCATTCGCCGCTGCTCCATGCTATGAATGAGCTGCGCCACGTCGTGTATCCGCTGCCCGCCGCTACAAATTTCCTCTCCACGCAAATACATATCGAAGCCACAGGCTACACCCTCTTCACTCGGGTGTGGCATCGTGTAAAAGGGTCGTGCAGCCAGTGGGAATTGATCCACAACGTACAAATCGACGCCGTAGCGTAACCGAATCAACTCCCCGAGTGCCCGCTCCTGGTTGAGGTTGAAGTCGACCACAACCTCTCCGTCACTTTCCCCCGCGACCTCTTGTTGCCTTCCAGCGTGTTGATGATCGTTATCCCGGATGAGTTGCAGTGCATCCCTGAATGTCATACGCAGCACCTTTGGCCCGCTTGTACCGATACGCGCATGATAGCGATCCTCCGAGGGTTCAGTCGGCACGGAAGGTGCTATTCGGCTCGCCGCGTCATCAAAACGTATATTGTACATGGCAATTATCTCCTCCGCTACCTCGCATACTATATCTTCACGACGAGGCACCACAGTGCCGCAGTCCTCAGCACTGTCCAACTCCATTAATGCCGCTCGTGCCTGGCTGATCCACTCGGCGTTTTCTGTCTGAAGTTTCCAAATCATGCCGCATAATATTGACTCTAGCACATCCAACAACTCAGTATAGAATTCGTCGACTGTAAATTCAGCATCCAGTCCTGTGAACTCCGTGAGATGACGATGCGTAAGACTCTTCTCCGCGCGGAAAACGGGCCCAATTTCGAACACTCGCATACCATCACCCATTATTGCCATTTGCTTGTACAACTGAGGCGACTGCGCCAAGAAGGCTTGACGACCAAAGTAATCCAGTGAGAAGAGCGCACTACCACCCTCTGATGCTGTGCCTATGATCTTTGGCGTGTGAAGTTCCACAAAGTCGCGGGACAAAAGCTGCGTGCGGAAGCTCTGCGCAGCGGCTGAAACCAGACGTATCATAGCAACCGCCAACGGTGTTCGCATGTCGATGTATCGGTTGTTCAGGCGCGTGTCCAGCTTCGCGTTCTGGTCGTGAAGCGGAAAAGGAAGCGGTACAGCTGCCTTGCTCACAACTTCTATAGATGTCGCATGCAGTTCATAGTTCGAGCAACTGACGGATGTCACGGGTCGCTCAGTAGGTTTGATTTCACCAATAACATCAACAATAGACTCAGGCGTAAGTTCCTTCACCCTGTGTGAGATTTCAGCCCCAGCAGCTACAACTTGAATGGAGTGCGATGGTGGTTGGCGGAGTTGAATGAAAGCCAGCTTGCCGCGGACACGAAAATTCTCCACACGACCGCGAACCCTTGCCGATGCCGCTGATTGTAACGCGCCGCGCTGTATGGCAGCAACACCCACCATGGGTGGCTTTCCTGTAGCGCTGCAACACCAGCGATGGATGTTGAGGAGTTTCAAAGTTGGAAACGGCGAGAAGCTCGGCCAGAAACGATACATTtgactctttttttccccctaacACTGACCCCGACACCTTCTGCAGCGCGATGCGGTTAACTTCTCCGGATGCAACGTTAGTGAGGGATGGGCAACGATAGCTGCAAATTCCCGCTATGAGCTCCTAAGGACAACTCACATGCACCTTTCCAAACAAAAGTGCCGCCagcaagaaaataaaaagaagtatgggacaaacaaaaggaaaaaatagacCACCTCGCCCGGGCAGTGTCCCATCAATAGAAATAGTTTCCGGTTATGGGAATGGGGACAAAAGAAGTGATAATAAGAACGCTGGCACTACTGACGCGGAAattcgtaaaaaaaaacaaatggtaAGCGTGTGGTAATGTTTCCACCCGTCTTAGCATTGATCCATAAGTCGAAATtaacacaaacaaatgcaataGGGGTTCAACACGCAACAAAtaacaaccaaaaaaaaaaaggaaagcaccCTCGACGATACCTCTCAAGCAATGAGTCACTCAGTGGAGGAACCGCATGGTGACAGCTGCAACATTTTTGACAAATCCCCTGCTCCTCCCTCGAGACAAGTATGACGTAGGCAACGAGAGTTCGAAGCAACGCTTATATCTTCGCTGTGGTTACCACTAATTCTGTTTCCGCCTATCATACTTAGCTCCTCTTTGTTGCACGCACTTGGAGAAACAACAGGGGGGCTTTTGGCCATATCCGCAACCACCTTGTCAGCAACACGAACACAACACGGGCTTCCAGCGCTATGGAAACTTTTTATTTCGCTTTCATCAATAGTCGCTGCTACCGCCTCGTCACCTGCACCTTCATGACTCCTACcgccttcccttcccccaatGAGGGGCAACAGTTCCCACGCCAACTTGAGCGCAGACGCGTAGAAGCCAACGCGGGAGGCAAGCCGCAATCCGTAGCAATCCACATGCGAAGGACCGGGTTGCAGACGGTATTCGAAACGGAGAGTGCACGACTTCTTGCTTGCTGGCTTTGATCCGCTTTCAACATTAGTAAGAGGAGCAGT
This region of Trypanosoma brucei gambiense DAL972 chromosome 10, complete sequence genomic DNA includes:
- a CDS encoding aspartyl-tRNA synthetase, putative, giving the protein MYRFWPSFSPFPTLKLLNIHRWCCSATGKPPMVGVAAIQRGALQSAASARVRGRVENFRVRGKLAFIQLRQPPSHSIQVVAAGAEISHRVKELTPESIVDVIGEIKPTERPVTSVSCSNYELHATSIEVVSKAAVPLPFPLHDQNAKLDTRLNNRYIDMRTPLAVAMIRLVSAAAQSFRTQLLSRDFVELHTPKIIGTASEGGSALFSLDYFGRQAFLAQSPQLYKQMAIMGDGMRVFEIGPVFRAEKSLTHRHLTEFTGLDAEFTVDEFYTELLDVLESILCGMIWKLQTENAEWISQARAALMELDSAEDCGTVVPRREDIVCEVAEEIIAMYNIRFDDAASRIAPSVPTEPSEDRYHARIGTSGPKVLRMTFRDALQLIRDNDHQHAGRQQEVAGESDGEVVVDFNLNQERALGELIRLRYGVDLYVVDQFPLAARPFYTMPHPSEEGVACGFDMYLRGEEICSGGQRIHDVAQLIHSMEQRRMEAAHMRDYVDSFRYGAWPHGGFGLGLERIVLFLLGARDIRRVSLFPRDPRRLAP